From a region of the Longimicrobium sp. genome:
- a CDS encoding S8 family serine peptidase: protein MPVPISRALIDFVLLGSIHDRRQLQDSPILADVWQKFASEPGKPVELLIAPAREATAPDAAVAIDEQIERRGGQAPSAEVAPLHGIVAACLYFSEVLDVIVPMTDWWHSDRIQKQLHDHIVTRQHPPGAAEEASHRQERIVAAILAQARDNSFEGTLDEDLLPALDRFLALAGLMLWAADAPDPLPRKGGEPEGGLTRALEGVEEKEVREKVVALLERLTEEKPDKKKSKLVYQVSLNRAATPALERSVPAVKADAARRLFGVECNKIAWAVLDSGIQGDHVAFQDAGGTTRVQQSFDFANIRKIVSLDNFREDVRAERLKDLLPAHLKNPPESEEAALDALKRLAEDARNSRSIQWELVQRFVEIKTDHRPPSDHGTHVAGIIGGRKPPSDKSASAAPPATLGEGTGTAQAVAAVTRAPDPDAVDGMCPDIQLYDFRVLAPDLKQTEFAIIAALQFIRFLNARTDHTTVHGANLSLSIPHNVRNYACGRTPICMECERLVESGVVVVAAAGNNGYQSFETGNGSYEGYAAYSITDPGNADAVITVGATHRHAPHTYGVSFFSSRGPTGDGRSKPDLVAPGERIRGPFRQGWDDLDGTSMAAPHVSGAAAMLMARYSEFIGQPRRIKTILCSSATDLGRERGFQGNGMLDVLRAFQSV, encoded by the coding sequence ATGCCCGTCCCCATCTCCCGCGCCCTGATCGACTTCGTCCTGCTGGGCTCCATCCACGACCGGCGCCAGCTGCAGGACTCACCCATCCTGGCAGACGTCTGGCAGAAGTTCGCGAGCGAGCCCGGCAAGCCCGTCGAGCTGCTGATCGCCCCGGCCCGTGAAGCGACGGCGCCCGACGCGGCCGTCGCGATCGACGAGCAGATCGAGCGCCGCGGGGGCCAGGCGCCTTCGGCCGAAGTCGCGCCGCTGCACGGCATCGTGGCCGCGTGCCTCTATTTCAGCGAAGTGCTGGACGTCATCGTGCCGATGACCGACTGGTGGCACAGCGACCGCATCCAGAAGCAGCTGCACGACCACATCGTGACGCGGCAACACCCCCCCGGCGCCGCCGAGGAGGCGAGCCACCGCCAGGAGCGAATCGTGGCGGCCATCCTTGCGCAGGCGCGAGACAACAGCTTCGAGGGCACGCTGGACGAAGACCTGCTCCCCGCGCTGGACCGCTTTCTCGCGCTGGCCGGGCTGATGCTGTGGGCCGCCGACGCCCCTGACCCGCTGCCCCGGAAGGGCGGCGAGCCGGAGGGTGGCCTCACCAGGGCACTGGAAGGGGTGGAGGAGAAAGAAGTCAGGGAGAAGGTGGTCGCCCTGCTGGAGAGGCTCACGGAGGAGAAGCCCGACAAGAAGAAGTCGAAGCTCGTCTATCAGGTGTCGCTCAATCGGGCCGCCACGCCGGCGCTGGAGCGCTCCGTCCCCGCCGTGAAGGCAGACGCGGCGCGGCGCCTGTTCGGCGTGGAGTGCAACAAGATCGCGTGGGCGGTGCTCGACTCCGGTATCCAGGGTGACCATGTCGCGTTCCAGGACGCGGGCGGAACAACCCGCGTACAGCAGAGCTTCGACTTCGCGAACATCCGCAAGATCGTCAGCCTGGACAATTTCAGGGAGGACGTGCGCGCCGAGAGGCTGAAGGACTTGCTCCCCGCACACCTGAAGAACCCTCCCGAAAGCGAAGAGGCGGCACTCGACGCGCTCAAGCGGCTGGCGGAGGACGCCAGGAACAGTCGGTCGATCCAGTGGGAGCTGGTGCAGCGGTTCGTCGAGATCAAGACGGACCACCGCCCTCCCAGCGACCACGGCACGCACGTGGCGGGGATCATCGGCGGCAGGAAGCCCCCCTCCGACAAGTCCGCCAGCGCCGCTCCGCCCGCCACCTTGGGAGAGGGGACCGGCACCGCGCAGGCCGTCGCGGCGGTGACGCGTGCGCCTGACCCCGACGCGGTGGACGGGATGTGCCCGGACATCCAGCTGTACGACTTTCGGGTGCTCGCGCCGGACCTGAAGCAGACGGAGTTCGCGATCATCGCCGCGCTGCAGTTCATCCGCTTTCTGAACGCCCGTACCGACCACACCACCGTCCATGGCGCCAACCTGAGCCTTTCCATTCCCCACAACGTGCGCAACTACGCGTGCGGGCGCACTCCCATCTGCATGGAGTGCGAGCGCCTGGTGGAGAGCGGCGTGGTGGTGGTGGCCGCCGCCGGCAACAACGGCTACCAGAGCTTCGAGACCGGCAACGGGTCGTACGAAGGATACGCGGCGTACAGCATCACCGACCCCGGGAACGCCGACGCGGTGATCACCGTGGGGGCCACGCACCGGCATGCGCCGCACACCTACGGGGTGAGCTTCTTCTCCAGCCGCGGCCCCACCGGCGACGGCCGCTCCAAGCCGGATCTGGTGGCACCCGGCGAGCGCATCCGCGGGCCGTTCCGCCAGGGGTGGGACGACCTGGACGGAACCAGTATGGCGGCGCCGCACGTGAGCGGGGCGGCGGCGATGCTGATGGCGCGCTACTCGGAGTTCATCGGGCAGCCGCGCCGCATCAAGACCATCCTCTGTTCCAGCGCCACCGACCTGGGGCGCGAGCGCGGGTTCCAGGGGAACGGGATGCTGGACGTGCTGCGGGCTTTCCAGAGCGTGTAG